The sequence below is a genomic window from Inediibacterium massiliense.
AACATCAAACTGCTGACCATATCTTTTGTAATCCAATAAGAAACAACACTAACCATAAGCATAGGAACACTTACTCCGGTTATAGCAATTGCTGTAGAAGATTTTCCCGAAGCTTTCAATTCATTGACATCTGTTTCAAGCCCTGCAGTAAACATCAAAAGAATAACGCCAATCTCTGACAAATCATGAATAAGCTGTGTTTTTTCTAAAAAACCAAATCCTAAGAATATTCCTACTAATATTTGTCCTAAAACTGCAGGCTGCTTTAATTTTTTACTAATAATCCCCCCAATATTAGCTGCTAATAACAAAATCCCAATGTGTAACAGAAAATCAAAGTTCGCATCCATATCCATCACACTTCTTCCATTTTATTTTTTGAATATACTATATTGATTGTATTTTTAAAAAATACTGATTATAGTTTATCACTCCATTCTTTTTCTTTCAAGTTGACCTTTCTAAAGAAAATTCAAAGGCCATAGATTTTATTAGATTTTGATACAAACCCCTAATGAAAAATATATAAACAATTAAAACTGTTTAACCGTCCCTCGATTTTACCTGGATTTTCAGAAATAAAAAAAGCTGAGAAACTTAAGTTCCTCAGCTTTTTTATTATACTACTTGTTGTAATTTTTCTGCTTGATCTGTTGTGATGAGTGCATCTAATATTTCATCAATGTCTCCATCTAAAAATTGGTCAAGCTTGTATAGTGTTAAAGTAATTCTATGGTCTGTAACTCTTCCTTGTGGGAAATTGTAGGTTCTGATTCTTTCACTTCTATCTCCTGTACCCACTTGGCTTTTTCTTTCTTCTGCTATTTCTGCATTTTGCTCTGCAAGCATTTTATCATATAATCTAGCTTTTAATACTTTAAATGCTTTTTCTTTGTTTTTAAGCTGTGATTTTTCATCTTGACATGAAATTACGATTCCTGTAGGTATGTGGGTAAGTCTTACAGCAGAGTCTGTAGTATTAACACTTTGTCCCCCATTTCCAGAAGAACGGAATACATCTACACGTACATCATTTGGATTTACTTCAATCTCTACATCATCTACTTCTGGAAGTACTGCTACTGTAGCTGTAGATGTATGAATTCTTCCTCCTGATTCTGTAGATGGAATTCTTTGCACTCTGTGTACGCCACTTTCATATTTAAGTTTTGAGTAAGCTCCTTTTCCTTTGATCATAAATATTACTTCTTTGACCCCACCTACTCCCGTTTCACTTAAGCTCATCATTTCTGCTTTCCATCTATTTCTTTCTGCATATCT
It includes:
- the prfA gene encoding peptide chain release factor 1, with product MFDKLDFLQDKYDDLSQKVADPEIINDQTQWQKYIKELAEIEPIVNKYKEYKETKEGIEEAKSILEESHDEEFREMAKMELHELSDKIEVIQEELKILLIPKDPNDEKNVIVEIRGGAGGDEAGLFAGDLFRMYTRYAERNRWKAEMMSLSETGVGGVKEVIFMIKGKGAYSKLKYESGVHRVQRIPSTESGGRIHTSTATVAVLPEVDDVEIEVNPNDVRVDVFRSSGNGGQSVNTTDSAVRLTHIPTGIVISCQDEKSQLKNKEKAFKVLKARLYDKMLAEQNAEIAEERKSQVGTGDRSERIRTYNFPQGRVTDHRITLTLYKLDQFLDGDIDEILDALITTDQAEKLQQVV